The Kordia sp. SMS9 genome window below encodes:
- a CDS encoding carboxypeptidase-like regulatory domain-containing protein: MRIRIMLLLSFLSLGVFAQQIEGVVLDAETKEAIVAAHISVDEKVLSVTNAKGAFELKLDVTNDQTNFMFVSHVGYSTQKVQIPKTPNEKLMIYLVPENTELKEVQIDSKKKLQAKIKYTESASLEKGLYGFASGIHNGKIYVIGGENSEKVDRSKAAIRATNDKFIEPTFDNLMSQMDFVSGSIENVSGAMMMYDIEQDAWTTSDLEFRERAAHNLHIYKDEIYVLGGKRIAGNNVYLDDVIEIYNLKSKVIKEDTPNPHQAVNFASFLYGDYLILIGGIKKITKRGKKEYTKDIHFYNMISGLWYKLGEMPTAKETNGVLINDVIYLMGGFNKRPLNTIESFNLKTGKWHVEGKLFKGMERPAIANNGNTIYLYNDQRISTYNVTTKQLNEYFIDLDVESATLFYYNDSLYFIGGNIQDGFYSKPSRKVYRINVNEFSKTRIRNSKKTQRKGNS, translated from the coding sequence ATGAGAATACGAATCATGTTGTTACTAAGTTTTCTTTCGTTGGGTGTTTTTGCGCAACAAATAGAAGGTGTTGTGTTGGATGCGGAAACAAAAGAAGCGATTGTGGCTGCGCATATTTCTGTAGATGAAAAAGTGCTCTCAGTAACGAATGCTAAAGGAGCATTTGAATTGAAACTTGACGTAACAAACGATCAAACGAATTTTATGTTCGTTTCTCATGTAGGATATAGTACTCAAAAAGTACAAATTCCGAAAACACCGAACGAAAAGCTGATGATTTACTTAGTTCCTGAAAATACGGAGTTAAAAGAAGTTCAAATTGACTCCAAAAAGAAACTGCAAGCGAAGATTAAATATACTGAAAGTGCATCTTTAGAGAAAGGTTTGTATGGCTTTGCTTCTGGTATTCATAATGGAAAAATATATGTTATTGGTGGCGAAAACTCTGAAAAAGTAGATCGCTCAAAAGCAGCGATTCGCGCCACAAATGATAAGTTTATTGAACCAACATTTGACAACCTTATGAGTCAAATGGATTTTGTTTCAGGTTCTATTGAAAATGTTTCAGGCGCAATGATGATGTATGATATTGAACAAGATGCTTGGACAACTTCCGATTTGGAATTTAGAGAAAGAGCTGCGCACAATTTACACATTTATAAGGATGAAATTTATGTACTAGGTGGGAAACGAATCGCGGGAAATAATGTATACTTGGATGATGTGATTGAAATTTACAATCTCAAATCGAAAGTCATCAAAGAAGATACGCCAAATCCACACCAAGCCGTAAATTTTGCTTCTTTTTTGTACGGTGATTATTTGATTTTAATAGGTGGTATTAAAAAGATTACTAAAAGAGGCAAGAAAGAATACACAAAAGACATTCATTTTTATAATATGATCTCTGGTTTGTGGTATAAATTAGGCGAAATGCCCACCGCAAAAGAAACTAACGGCGTGTTGATTAATGATGTGATTTATTTGATGGGCGGATTTAATAAACGACCTTTGAATACGATTGAATCTTTTAATTTAAAGACCGGAAAATGGCATGTAGAAGGTAAATTGTTTAAAGGAATGGAACGACCTGCCATTGCCAACAATGGAAACACCATTTATTTGTATAATGACCAAAGGATATCTACCTATAATGTCACTACAAAACAACTCAATGAATACTTTATTGATCTTGATGTGGAATCGGCTACACTATTTTATTACAACGACAGTTTGTACTTTATTGGCGGAAATATTCAAGATGGTTTTTACAGCAAACCTTCCAGAAAAGTATATCGTATTAACGTGAATGAGTTTTCAAAAACTCGGATACGAAATTCTAAAAAAACGCAACGAAAAGGGAATTCGTAA
- a CDS encoding alpha/beta hydrolase — protein MSKKEIIHVYGISGLGADKRIFDFLELKYEFTALDWIAPKPKESIKAYAQRLIDTYQLATKPNSVIVGVSFGGMIAAEMHELLETKKTVVISSATKSAELPYLYRFAGKLNLVRWIPKRLLKLNVHLAAFFFGTKQKKLLKAIIKDTDLHFLKWGMFAITKWKKTTKNAEIITIHGDEDKVIPAKGQKNYLIKNGGHFMIVDLADEVSKILNNEITNILHV, from the coding sequence TTGTCAAAAAAAGAGATCATTCATGTTTACGGAATTAGCGGATTGGGTGCAGACAAGCGCATTTTTGATTTTTTAGAATTGAAGTATGAGTTTACTGCGTTGGACTGGATTGCACCAAAACCGAAAGAAAGCATCAAAGCGTATGCACAACGGTTGATTGACACCTATCAATTAGCTACAAAACCGAATAGTGTGATTGTGGGCGTAAGTTTTGGCGGCATGATTGCTGCTGAAATGCACGAATTGTTGGAAACTAAAAAAACAGTGGTCATTTCTTCTGCAACGAAAAGTGCTGAACTTCCCTATTTGTATAGATTTGCTGGAAAATTGAATCTTGTGCGTTGGATTCCGAAAAGATTGTTGAAACTTAATGTGCATTTAGCTGCTTTTTTCTTTGGCACGAAACAAAAAAAGTTGCTCAAAGCAATTATCAAGGATACCGATTTGCATTTTTTAAAATGGGGAATGTTTGCCATTACCAAATGGAAGAAAACAACCAAAAATGCTGAAATTATTACGATTCATGGTGATGAAGACAAGGTTATTCCTGCAAAGGGACAAAAAAATTATCTCATAAAAAATGGTGGCCATTTTATGATTGTTGATTTGGCTGATGAGGTTAGTAAAATACTTAACAACGAAATAACAAATATCTTACACGTGTAA